TGAGATAAAAGGAGCCAAACGAATTATTCATTTTCTAAATGATACGTCTCACACTGCGGCAATACCATCAACAGTAAAATAAAGGCTTAGCAACGCCTTTCCTCATGGATTGACGTTTATTTTTTTGAAGGAAAAGGAATAACTACGGGTGCAGGAGAGAACAAGCATATTCATTGAAATAAAAAGAAAAAGTAAGTATCTTTTAAAACATACTTTCAAAAGGAGTGAAGCAATTGTCTGCTAAAAAAGTATTAATCGTTGTGACGAGCCATGATAAAATCGGTGATCATGAAACGGGACTATGGCTTGAAGAGTTCGCAGTTCCTTACAATGAATTCAAAAAACAAGGATACGATATTAAGGTTGTCAGCATTGAAGGCGGAGAAGTGCCTCTCGATCCTAACAGCCTTGAAGGAGATAATGGAGATTTTGAAGAAGCGAAATCGCTGCTGAAGGATACACCAGCACTAACAAGGGAAGAAGCACACGGTTTTGATGCAATTTATCTTCCAGGCGGGCATGGTACCGTTTTTGATTTTCCGAACAGCAGGGATCTTCAAGTGGTTGTTTCACAATTCGCACAAGAGGACAAAGTAATTGGCTCCGTTTGCCACGGTCCAACAGGGCTCGTGACAGCAGCCTATGAAGACGGAACTCCGATTGTTAAAGGAAAAAAAGTATCGGCGTTTACCGATTCTGAAGAGAGAGAAATGAAACTGACCGAAGAAGTTCCGTTTCTCTTGGAAACAAGGTTGCGTGAACTTGGAGCTGAATTTGTGAATGGCGACAACTGGACAGACTTTGCGGTTGTAGATGGCAAGCTTGTAACAGGCCAGAATCCCCAATCCAGCCTCAGTGTAGCACGAAAAGTAATTGATGTGCTGGAAAGCTAATTTTATAGTTTTATTTTGATTGCCGGGTATTTTAAAATACCCGGCAATTTTTTATGTGTAAAAAACCTTCAGCACCTATTTTGGGGGAAGATAGGTGAACAATGATGCACTTTAGTTGGGGTGGAATAAGATGTATGGACAAAGGAGGAGTAATTTTGAACATAGACAAAGATATAAAAGCAACAGAATATTCGATGCCATCTGCTCCATTAGTGGGAAAAGAAGGTTCCCATCATCATTATTATCTATTATGCCAGCATTTTGTGGGACAACATATTGAGCTTGAAATGATCGATGGCAAGATTTATCATGGCAGGCTTCAAACGTATGACAATGAGAATATGTATATGGTAATGCCGTTGAGAAGTGACGAAATGGCGGACAGCCGTTTTCCGATTTTATCAGGCGGAGTGTTTCCAGGATACGGCTTGTACGGTTTTCCTTTTTATGGGATACGGCGATTTCGGCCTTTTTGGTAAAGTTTAAACGTTTACTGACTTAGTTGGAAGCGATGCTTTTTCATTCATAATGGGGGTTAAGGAATGAGGAATTGTCTGTTTGCGGGTGTTGCAGTAGCTGCCATCATTATATTATTTGCCTGGTTTACGGATCGATGGATATTTATATTAGAAGTTGCAGGACCTGTAGGATTTGGAGCCTTTTTGTTATCAGGCATTATGCTCTGTCTCTTTCTTGACGGGAAAATGATTAAGAAACATCCAAGAAAGAAAAAATGGAAAGAATGCAGAAGTGATTATTCGTTTCATATTTTGTTATTCGGATTACCAAGCGCTGCTGCTGCTATTCTTTATTTGATGAGATAGAATTCACACTCTTAAACGCATAAAGGCCTCTTATCAGGATTTTGAAGATCTGATAATCGGCCTTTATGTTTCTGCTGATTCAATTTTTCCCATTTTGTTTTAGTTTTTCTCGTCCTCATATCTTTGAGTGCATAGATACCGCGATTGTCCAAAGGATTTCTTCTTCCGTCTCTTATTAGTCGTTCTCTTTGTTTTTTTGCTTTGCTTTTGCTCATTGTAAATCACTCCTTTTCTGTATTATACGATAAATAAAACGAAAATGATTTTGCATCTGTTCGCCAGCTCTTAACATTTTCCGGGAAATAATTCATTTTTCGTGTCGGAATTTATCAAAGCAAGCAATATATAGGGGGGATGTTATGAAACGCGATCAATAAATGATATGTTAATGATGGGTTTCTTTCAATATCTGGTTATACGCACGAGGAAGTTAGAAGTAAGAACTGCCGCTTTCTGCAAGGTGACGAGACAGACCGGAGTAAGGGGGCTATTAAGGCTGCTATTTCAAAAAAGAAAAGGATTTCCGTTAAATTAAAGAATTACCGGAAAGACCACATTTTCTTCTGGAATGAATTAACGATTGATCCTTTCTACATAGAAGATGAAGCCAAATACTATTTATTGGGATTCAAAAAGACATTACAAAGCAAGAAGAGTATCAGGATCGGCTGGAAACAACGTTAAAGGAGATTGACCGTTTGTCGACTCCGCTAGTTCCTATTACTGAAAATACGTTCATTCTACCGCTCATCGGAAATTTAACAGATGAGCGATTTGAAAAAATCACAGAAACAGTCATATCTTCCATGAATATCAGCCGTGCAGACTACTTGATCCTGGATTTATCAGGTTTGGGCACCTTCAATGAAAATACTTCTCCTCTCATCTTTCGGCTCAATGATTTATTGAAACTTCTGGGAACCGAGATGATCCTGACAGGGATTTCCGCCAAATTGGCGATGAAAGCTGCCGGAAGCAACAATAAGCTATCTTCACTGACAACCTTCTCGTCTGTCCAGGAGGCGGTAAAAAGTTTTCAAAAAAATGAATAATTTCAACAAACAAAGTGGCAGGCATATCGGCCTGCCGCTTTTATACTATTTGATATATATCATACGGTTTGTCATTGCCATACCTTTAGGATATTTAAAGCCGATTACCATCCAGGAAATAAATAGAGCAAAGGACAGAAAGATAAATACAACCAAGAAGCTGTTCCAAAATAGTTTGCTTTTTTCTTGTTTGAATTTATATTCGATGTGCCATTTGCCGTTACCCATTCCGAGTGTATCATTTACTTCCTTTCCAGCTGTCGAGAAAACATAATCAGGAGGGCGTTTTTCCGATCTTTCTGTTCCTTGTTTTTCTGAAAATATAGCCAAATATTCCAATCCATTAATTTCAGAAGCCAATGAGGTGACCTTTTCTTTAACAGCGGGTGTCAGCGCTTCAGCATTCTGATTTTTCAGCAACTGAAAGATTTCATCCGGGTTATGTGAGAATAGGGTTGTGTGTTTATAATCCTGCCACATGAATACACCGAAAATAAGCATGCTGGCCGCAATAAACAGAAGTGTAAGACGGAGAAGCAGACGGGCAGGACCTGCTGCTTTACGCTCTTTTATTCGTTTCCTTCTTATATAATCCGAAAGAAGAATGACTTTCTGATGATCAGCAGACATGGCATATTGTCCTCCCTTTTAAAAAATGTATAAAACTCAGCAACAAAAGACCTAGAGTGCTCTGCCGCTGTCTTTTTGCTTCAAATAAAGAGATTACTTATGTATTCTTCAAAATTTTGAATATTCCTACGATTAATTTTGATTTTATTGGGGTAAATACTTCATAGGTATATTGATTGATAAACGTGGATAATTCTTTGGAAAGAGCACCAAGAGGAAAAAATTGCATGAAATTCTACCCAGTATAGTACAAACTCTCTAGTACTCTTGTAGCTAGTATTTAATTTTTTCTCACGTTACCATTGTATTATTCAGAACTATCAAACAATACTAAAGGAGGAAAAGCAGTGAAAAAGTTCTATTTGCCAGTACTACTAATAGTCGCAATGGTTTTGTCGATTGCCGGCTGCGGGTCCTCAACTTCCAAAACAAAAAGTGGAGATGAAGTGGAGCTGAAGGAAGATGGAG
This genomic stretch from Fictibacillus marinisediminis harbors:
- a CDS encoding type 1 glutamine amidotransferase domain-containing protein — its product is MSAKKVLIVVTSHDKIGDHETGLWLEEFAVPYNEFKKQGYDIKVVSIEGGEVPLDPNSLEGDNGDFEEAKSLLKDTPALTREEAHGFDAIYLPGGHGTVFDFPNSRDLQVVVSQFAQEDKVIGSVCHGPTGLVTAAYEDGTPIVKGKKVSAFTDSEEREMKLTEEVPFLLETRLRELGAEFVNGDNWTDFAVVDGKLVTGQNPQSSLSVARKVIDVLES
- a CDS encoding DUF5316 family protein, encoding MRNCLFAGVAVAAIIILFAWFTDRWIFILEVAGPVGFGAFLLSGIMLCLFLDGKMIKKHPRKKKWKECRSDYSFHILLFGLPSAAAAILYLMR
- a CDS encoding PAS domain-containing protein produces the protein MSGYTHEEVRSKNCRFLQGDETDRSKGAIKAAISKKKRISVKLKNYRKDHIFFWNELTIDPFYIEDEAKYYLLGFKKTLQSKKSIRIGWKQR
- a CDS encoding STAS domain-containing protein → MSTPLVPITENTFILPLIGNLTDERFEKITETVISSMNISRADYLILDLSGLGTFNENTSPLIFRLNDLLKLLGTEMILTGISAKLAMKAAGSNNKLSSLTTFSSVQEAVKSFQKNE